The sequence CTGCGGCCGCTCGGACAAATACTGCAGTGCAAACACATCAAGAAAAAATGTcagtaatatacagtacaatTACACTGGTGAAAACGGCCATTTCATGAACATGTCTTGATCTGGTGTAAAATTAGAAGCAAATATAAGTGGATAACCCACTGCATTCATATgattaaaaagcatataaatcttttgaacacaaacgaagatgtttagaaggatatttcatctctgtatgtccattcgatgcaaattaatggtgagcAGAACTATAAAgctcaaatatcacataaaggcagcgtataCAGTACGTAGTCcataagtggttaaatccatgtcttctgaagctatatgataggtgtgggttttATATTCTTTTATACTGTAAGGACCCTTTTAAAGGATTTAcagtcctttttactgtaaatctccactttcacattcagcctcCTATTGGTCAGGACTGGTCAAAGggggagattgatagtaaaaatggtcttaaatattgatctgtttcccacaccgagcaaatcacttctgaagatatggatttaaccactggagttttgtggatttcttttatgctgcctttatgtcctttttggaccttctgagttctgatcaccattcacttgcattatgaggaccaacagagctgaaatattcttcaaaaatcttcatttgtgctctgcagaagaaagtaatacacatctggaatggcatgagggtgagtaaattatgagagaattttcatttttgggtaaactatcactttaagggtgCATACCCCTTAATGCCAATGTGTGTGAAATTAAACAAGGAgattattatgaaaaatatagACATTATCATCTATTTTTTCCGCATTGAGACACAAATAATGAATTATGGCATTTTACGTTTCTGATTCAaataagtatgaataagtgttTTAATTAAGCATTGATAACATTTTAGttaaaatgttcattattttGCAAGTATTGGTctccctttttatgcatgttgttataactacatataaatgatttataatgcatttataaattacTTATTTGTCATTAACAAACTCCTTTGTTAGCTCTAAACAAAGAAAACATTAATTAGTAAATTGTTGTGCATTACATTGGAGTAAATTATTagtacaaaaagtattttttacaaaGAAGTGTTTACATGAAACAATGATAGAATTTAATGAtacaatattaaaattatatttttgtaactGTTTTTCCATTTTCTATGTTTTGTGATGCACCAAGTTTTACAAAACATTATGGTATGACTGCATTAAGACTTACAATAATATTCTGTATCGATTTCATTCACCTCTTATGGATATGAGAACACTGTTTTTTGATTGTTTTCATCCTGGTGTAATTCCAATGGTGGACCCAGACCCACCCAGAATATAAGAGATTCTCTGacttcaaatactgtatatatatatatatatatatatacaggctcACCACAACCTCTTTCGCCATAGCCTGGTCTAATGAATCTGGATTTCAGCTGAGgcacacaaatggtaggcccactgtaCCCTCAGATTTCTCTTCTTAGCTGACAGAAGTGGACCCAATGTGATCTTCTGCTATTGTAGCACATCTGCCTCAagaccattctccgttgacaaGGAATTTCTGTCAACAGAACTGCCGCTCtttggttatttttttaagttaactctagagactgttgtgtacagAAATagtcaaatcagcccatctggcaccaacattcatgtCAAAATCTAAATCACTGAAGtctcatttttttccccattctgatggttgatgtgaacattaactgaagctcctggcccatatctgcttgattttatgcattgcactgctgccacatgattggctgattagataatggatGAATATGTAGgtatacaggtgtacctaatatagtgctcaatgagtgtatatGCGCATATATTTTTGCACACCCATTTTTATTATGTCCCACCTAAAGTAATTTTCTGCCTGTGCAACTGTGTAATTCATGTCAACGTTTTACCCTGTCATCtaatttagtttttctttatAAACTATTTATCTTGTTCTGTTCAGCATAATGATGATGTTGTCTCTTATCCTGTCAGTACCTTTTTGAGATGCTCTGGCATTTTGGCATCAGGGTACATGATTCTGCATCCTTTATAGCTGAACCACACAGCCAGAAAGACCAGGACGACAATGCACAACACCACCACAAAACTGACCAGCAGCACCACTGTTATCAGCCAGGGCTCCACCTCATCTGACAGGACATAAACATGAGTATTAGAGAACAATGGTTGAACCATCACTATGAAACATTCAGTATACACTGTACAAACACCACAATCATAAATGGGTCAATCAAAAATATGGATGCCCAAGATGATAAAATGGAGAAATCTATTAAAAATCTAGCTTCTTAGAACTATCATTtttcatgttggtttcataaatttttttaaaattaaattttttttttttttttttacaagaaatcatTATTTTGATGGGAATTGATGCCATGCAAAGAGtggatgtgtgagtggtgagctATGCGCACTTTGCTCATTTTAGTACTATTTGTGTCAGATTCTTAattgttctaggaagacaatatgtcaaaaaagtcaaaatcctcgggctctggagaaattaaaagacacttatgtgttcGGGCTGATTACTCGGAGCAACAGGCTGGAAGCCCCGGACTCAATTCGGATGGTGATCTGAAGTGactaagccatttggtgtttctttGGTTCGGGGTTAGTGAtcttaataattttcatttagaaTCTATTATTTCTaacatgtcaaatgttaatatgagtgaattatctctctccacgtgaaatgtgaatgggttggggcaccccataaaaagatggaaggttatttattttcttaaacgtaagacaTATGATAGAGTGTTTctacaagaaacacatctttccttgcaggaagctgaaaaatttgggaagatatggggtggacattttttctttagtgctggctcaagtaagagccaTGAAAgcagtcattacactgataagtaaacatctacaattcaaatgtctcaaacagattaatgataaattatgaagagtcattattgttttagcagaaattcaggggcaaaggttgattttggctaatatttacgttcctaacactgatgatcagggcttttttacaGATCTTGGAAGGGAtattgcaagctgctggcacccatcatgatataatattggcaggagactttaatcttttgatggactcagtatttgaccatagtgaagcaaaagtgtgtatgccccctagagcaacattagTGCttaacaggatgtgtaaaaatcttggaaAATTATGAACCCCTCTGGTAGAAATGATACAATttctttcatcagtccataagatttcctctagaaattttgttttatatctaagtccctcatttcttctgtcgttgattgttcaattggaaacatcttctTCTCAGATCACACActggtgttgccacatacagaggaAAGGTTGCCACTTtattgtatcccttttgcaaaatcctgatttccaacaaatgttaaaactTATGTGTCATTCATCAAAACATCCAGAGCAAgatttggaagggaatattaaaaagtgccgaggcagagctgaatgtcgtctgatggcctcagatagAAATACAGATATATTACTATTTTTCGCGGATGGTAGAGTTTTGGTTactcagggcaagacagtcatactttgagtcagggtacaaagcagggaagcttttggctagagaTAAAGCAGAGAGAATTTTTCTATCATTCCctaagtgaaatctgctggtggtgaaatatttacctcagccattgatataaataatgcttttaaagaattctatcttgatctttatagttccacatcttcttCTACTGATGagaatattagaaactttgtggaaccattagatcttcctaaactgatggctgagcaaaacaattctcttgattctgagataaacttggaggagcttgcctacaggcaaggctccggggtcAGATGTCTTTGCTGCCGAGTTtgttagatcttatgctacagaactggctccacttttgttagaagttcatACAGAATCATTTAATAATgcaaagcttccgccaaccatgacacaagcctggatcagtctgattcttaaaaaagaagaagatccaagcaagtgtaagagttaccgtccaatttccctgatccagctagatgttaaactATTGTCAAAagttctggctaaccgattaagtaaagttatgacatctctgtGGAGCGGGGTGGGGTCACTTAGTCTGTCactaagggccatcacctggttaTTAATGATACGTAACGCCTTGTCTCGTTACAGTGACGATGGAGATGGGCTTAAAAAGGCCGCCGAGAACGCCAGTGAGGGAGAGAAAGTCCCAGTCACACAGacctgacagtctcagtcacacAGCCAGGAGCCTTCCAGTAGCCCAAACAGGTCAATAAgtgtttgggtattttattcccagcaaatttgtctgatttagttaaagttaattttgaccccttaattaaAAGGTTTTTGAGAATGTAGGCAGGTGGACTTGATAAGATTTATCTataattgggaaggttaatgttaataaaatgaattatattccaaaatgtaactatttgGTACAGTctcttctatcaagagattatgggagaaagatttaaacttggtattgaatGAGGAAGTGTGGGCTAGTATTCtaaaagtctgcatctagagatgcaagggtgcaccttatgcaattcaagattttattggacccacactagattgtataggcttggtctgaaaggcacacccacctgctggcgatgccaatcagaagatggggacacagcccatgttttttggggtgtgctaagattcaagaattttggttgaaagttcagagttttatgtgtgaagtTTTGAGCACTCAAAtctttcttattttaattttggTGATGGGTCTGTCATAAATTGGGGggataattacataaaaaaattgggtcctgaccAGTCTCATGATAAGCAGGCAAATAATTTAATGGGATGGAAGTCGGATGGAGCACCCTCTTTTTCGGAGTGGTGTGTGGAAATGGGGAGGATGGCTGCTTTCGAGGAAGTGGtaagtagaaggctggggttttgggacttatttgttaaaaaatggggcaattatttagttttttggggggAATCTCGGGGAGAGGATGTGGAGagtgtagtttagtttaattatgtatgtttattatattagcttttttggttgtgtgtgtgttattatatgGGACCACAGGGTGTTCGTTGGGAGTCGGGGTGAGGTTGGTGAATGGGGAAGGATATAGTGGGGTTTAAATGTGAAATGTTGATTCATTGTATATGTGTTGGGTTTTTCTTTGTTAtgtatatatgaatcaataaaaaatgttaattgcaaagaaaaaatttAGTGACTCAATTTAATCATTATTGAAGTTTTCACGGTTACTCTATTTGACATGAGCAAAATGTGCCTTTcctgaaaaatctaaataatgtattttttttatataataactttccccttctgtcattcactcggcgttgtgtcgaatattttattttctagttTAGTTGCTGTTCTGATCATGTGTTCTCTTaacatgtgatttcctgtttcctCATGTGATATTGTCATGtttttcccctgttcatgtgtcttgttttcattggttcattggttgattactttgttataatttctagtttatcattggttttagttaattagtcttgttatcttgtttttagTTCAGTcagttcattggttgtcttgttacccatctctgtgtatttaagccctcatgtttgccattgtctggtGTCAGGTATTGTgagtgtaactttgttgttttgttcatgtcaagtctagtttcatgtcaagtcaagtattTTGTTCACAATTGGATTTATGATTTCCAGACTtcacttatgtaaataaactgtacCTGGGTTCTACACTTAATACTTGTCATTGTTTCCTCATCTGCCTGTTACCAGAAACGTTACAATGccaaaaatatctattttttccAAGAATGTCAGctttttttaaagggatttttattttttttcactaaCATGACAGATACTTCACCTGGTCATTTTGACTTTAAGCCCagcaagaaatatgaaaataaattctaATTCAGAAAttgaaacatgttcatcatatAATAGGTGTCtttaattattgtatttgttttaatgtattacTAGATAACTTAAAAGGTCCGGACAAACAAATGAGCCTCACATCACTGACccaaacacaaacataaatacattttcaatagatGTCCCTGGCCCCAAATTATATTTAGAAACATAAATGATggtgaaagccaaaatatgataaacgtcatggatcaatatttgctgagaaatccaTTACACTGTTAAAAAATTGTACTTACTTTAGAAAGTTGGCAGCATAATTATCTTATTAACACACAGATATGGAGGTCTATTACTTAAATctgttgacttcagcaccccttgttACACTATATGGCATATACAATAGGAGGGGGGGgtcatttgttttgtgttgtttttccaaatgtggagtgcctataactccagaagtctTAAAGACAAttaaatatccttttagatttcAGCTCAGaacaaatgtttctttttgtatttccATTTTGGGCCCTTTGGCCTAATGATATGGTTAAATTCCAGAGAAATTAGGCTGATTTGGCATGGAATTAACCATTGTCATGGaagaaaataaacagatttacagtatatatgaaaACATAATGAGAATACTTACTGCTGTGTGTGTTATTCACACAGGTCTCATTGCTGGGGTGGCTGGTTTTATTATTCAAATACAAAACCTCTACCTGGACACAGTAGTTTACCAGAGGCTCCAGTCCAGGTAATATAACTCTGTTCTGTTCTCTTCTTAATTCCTCCTGTTAGCATAGTATTACAAAGACATACTGTAAGGTCAATAATATTAAAGTTGCTGcaagtgtttttttaagcaacCATGCATAAAACACCCCTACTACTTGACATCTACTTCGGCgtactgtagctctcaaatctcatttgctttCACATATATTCAAATATGACACTTGATGCACCAGGTCTGAAATCAGTGATGCCCAATGCCACTGATTCTCAATGAATGTGGAAGCACAAATAATATTTTCAGCAAATCTGAAccatctgttcctcacataaaactatcgtatgacttcagatgGCTTGGGATATAATGCACAAGTTGAATAAagctttttatttaatcttttttggagcttgacagaccctAGCACTGTATGTtttcactgtatgaaaaaaaGGGCAGCTTGGAATTTATGCTACACTTCTCCTTTTGAgtttaacagaagataaaatcTTACATGAGTTTGGAATAGCATGACTGAGAGGAAACAGAgacataattaaaatgaactatccctttatttgaCCCTTTCTAGGCCTTTCCCTCTGAGCCTTTCAGAGAACAAGATGTAACAGTCCAAAAATAATATACTTTTCTAGAAAGTATGATTTAGTTTGCTATTGAATAGAGAATTTGGAGGTCAAATAGAAACAAATGCAAAAAgacacaatatatataatatataaagcaGGTGTACAGTAGGttataatatataacataatatgtttttaatttgtttttttaggtTAGCAACATTACCTTTTTCACTTCtccttttttccaaaattggaTGACGTAAACAATGTTTCCGAACACATCCCTGAGGTTTTTTCTTCTCATAAGAGGATCAGTGATATCAACTTCTGTTTGGCCTTTTCTGCTCTTCAGCTGCACATGAGGAGCGCTGACCTTAGCTGCACACATGTAACATTGCTTTTTATACAAACATAGTATGAGAGGAACACATCAAGATGTTTACGGTAAGACAGATTCTATATAGTTGTAATTATATTTGTGGGGGGGGAAGACAAGCACATTCATTATTGAGTGGTTCTTGGACTTTGGGAACTTTTAGCACTGAGAACTTCTAGAAAGTAAAATcttgattaaacattttttacactCTCACCAGTTTAATTTGACTACTAACgttgtccaacagtgtatgtactgtatgtgcatcACAGAAgatttttaagttaagaaaattcCCACCACAATGTGATTTCCAGCAAATCTCAAtctttgaattgtgtttaaaagaattctgtgctgaaatgacactgatggaaattacatttttataatttttgaaaTATAATGGCTGACTCCTTTGTCTCCCTACAGCTCATTTCAATTGATGtacctaaatatttttttcatacttttgagtaatttggaaaattacaaatttcaTGGAAATGATACCCAATAAAAGCATTCTGCTCACAACTTATATTTACCTtgtcttttctttgttttcttcaaacatctcttgtctcatatttcatctcaagcatccTCTTCAATGACACTTTTTTAAcaggttaacaagtacactaacattTGGCAAAACTTGGGGCAGAATTGTTTTGTGTGGTGGAAATTACGCCTAAACTGTGAGACAGTAATTCTTTGAAATAATATTTGCAcattaaatattgaaattatttatgtttatttcaccatTTGTTTAGATTTCCATGTATTTATCTtgtatttaaacatgtaaaaatttGGATTTTCATACTTTATCTTGCTCTGTTTTTGTTCCAGTGCATTTTAAttcagttattctgtttttatttctaaTTGTGTTCTAGAGTAGCCCGTACTGTCAACAAGCTTAAAATAAGCACAAATACACAATAAATAGAGAAATTGGGTACTGAGCTCCTGAGTGGTGTCCAAAATACAAAGTGACTCACTTATTTTATCCAATGATAACTCATTAGTCTCCACCCAGTCAGACATCTGTCCATGTAGTTCTGTCCGAACACGAAGCTGGTAAGTCCCAAAAACGGTGACGTTGTTAGTGAAATCGCAGCTTAGTGCTGAGCTGTTTGCACATACAGCCTCATAGTGACTCCACCCTCTACatgtacagagagagagaacacacacaaaacattcaaTTATACATTGTGTAGTTGTATATGCATGTCTCAGTTCATTTTTAAGTCAATCTGACTTGTATTTTTTAAGCAGCATTATATAGCTGGTTTCTTCACAAAATGCACAATTGAATTCAATGACAATTTGTCTCTGCAACATATCAGATcaataaaaaaatcatgtttatttaaaattccttaattttaattaatagcTATTTTAAAACTACAATACAGTATTTGGAGTTTAAAGGTAATTAGGTTACTAattaattttaagttactttttgcGGAAATATCCACACCAATATGTTTGAAAAATCACAGAAATGCAATcagatgtacatatgaacataattgtttacatggatttgacataatattattttagaaatacaaagtaattcaattaattgaaagccactaatctgattacaagaatttaaaatgtaatacgtTACACTATTTTcactaaaaagtaatttgatcACAGGAACTATTTACTTTGCAATCAGATGATTACACCCCACACTGGTAATTCATCACACAGTATAAAACTTAACAAACTCGTTTTTGAGACCTGAAAAGTGATTTTGTAACTAAATCCTTATTTTGTGCACTTCTGACACTTGAACTTGTAACGCTCAGCCTAGATTATAGGTGATGATACACAAAAACTTTATGGTCTTACCCTTTGTTAAACTTGTGTTagaatgtttatataaaaaataagaaggcTTGGATAACATCAACTCGATTTTAAatcccaagtgtatttacaataagtagagagaaaaaaaaacaacatcaagaTGTAGCTACCAGGAAATATACAAACATGTTgtacaaagaaaaacaagaaaaaagtaaataaataatatttgtgaaAGAGAGCGGAGGAATTGTCTGTATAGTCCCGTTCCATGtattgtaagtgtgtgtgcgtgtgtgtgttgaatcggcctcaccggttgatacattttaagtccaGGAGCTCGCTGTGATGCAGCACTGTTCTGTGATGAAATCCAAAAGGTAACAAATCcatgaaaataaa comes from Xyrauchen texanus isolate HMW12.3.18 chromosome 18, RBS_HiC_50CHRs, whole genome shotgun sequence and encodes:
- the crfb4 gene encoding cytokine receptor family member b4 — its product is MSTDFSCLSAVAFYIVCFGTVLSDQLPAPDNVRVISLDMGLVLEWDPPQSIIYEHFSYTAELKGWSHYEAVCANSSALSCDFTNNVTVFGTYQLRVRTELHGQMSDWVETNELSLDKITKVSAPHVQLKSRKGQTEVDITDPLMRRKNLRDVFGNIVYVIQFWKKGEVKKEELRREQNRVILPGLEPLVNYCVQVEVLYLNNKTSHPSNETCVNNTHSNEVEPWLITVVLLVSFVVVLCIVVLVFLAVWFSYKGCRIMYPDAKMPEHLKKYLSERPQSSIFLAMQNNSQLKEQFHEVSVCHKEPISSQDTQQTDRPIRIQANMDETSSGEERPESTVTSSDNEEEKLLDVMRL